One window of the Nicotiana tabacum cultivar K326 chromosome 4, ASM71507v2, whole genome shotgun sequence genome contains the following:
- the LOC107823125 gene encoding eukaryotic translation initiation factor 5A-1 has product MSDEEHHFESKADAGASKTYPQQAGTIRKNGHIVIKNRPCKVVEVSTSKTGKHGHAKCHFVAIDIFTGKKLEDIVPSSHNCDVPHVNRTDYQLIDISEDGFVSLLTENGNTKDDLRLPTDDSLLSLIKDGFAEGKDLVLSVMSAMGEEQICGIKDIGPK; this is encoded by the exons ATGTCGGACGAAGAGCACCACTTTGAATCAAAGGCCGACGCCGGAGCTTCAAAGACCTATCCTCAGCAGGCTGGTACTATTCGTAAGAATGGTCATATCGTCATCAAAAACCGTCCTTGCAAG GTAGTTGAAGTTTCCACTTCCAAGACAGGCAAGCACGGTCATGCTAAATGCCATTTTGTGGCGATTGACATTTTCACTGGAAAGAAGCTTGAAGATATTGTTCCCTCTTCTCACAATTGTGAT GTTCCTCATGTGAATAGGACTGACTATCAGCTTATTGATATCTCTGAGGATGGATTT GTGAGTCTGTTGACTGAAAATGGTAACACCAAGGATGACTTGAGGCTCCCAACTGACGATAGTCTTCTGTCCCTG ATCAAAGATGGTTTTGCTGAGGGGAAGGACCTGGTTCTGTCAGTGATGTCTGCCATGGGAGAGGAGCAGATTTGTGGTATCAAGGACATTGGCCCCAAGTAG
- the LOC107823127 gene encoding uncharacterized protein At5g01610, translated as MEKALTKVGSLKSSTFWISKKAKEEISNISHDLSNLSSTVEEKAKWIFNKLKGKPTKSLPDLLREYNLPPGLFPQNITCYEFDESNAKLIVYLPSACEVSFKDSSVMRYATRVKGTLSRGKLTGIDGMKTKVLVWVKVTSINVESYKSDKVWFTAGVKKSRSKDAYEMPRDALKVEEF; from the exons ATGGAGAAAGCACTGACGAAAGTAGGGAGCTTGAAAAGTAGTACATTCTGGATTTCCAAAAAAGCCAAAGAAGAGATCTCCAACATCTCTCACGACCTCTCC AATTTGTCGAGCACTGTTGAAGAAAAGGCAAAATGGATTTTCAACAAGCTAAAAG GCAAACCTACAAAATCATTGCCAGATCTCCTACGAGAATACAACCTTCCTCCTGGTCTTTTCCCCCAAAACATAACATGCTATGAATTTGACGAGTCAAATGCAAAGCTCATTGTCTACTTGCCATCCGCCTGTGAGGTCTCCTTCAAAGATTCATCTGTTATGCGGTATGCTACTCGTGTCAAAGGAACTCTATCAAGGGGAAAGCTCACTGGAATAGATGGAATGAAGACCAAGGTCTTGGTATGGGTCAAAGTCACGAGTATCAACGTCGAGAGCTACAAATCTGATAAGGTGTGGTTCACTGCTGGAGTGAAGAAATCAAGGTCCAAAGATGCATATGAAATGCCTCGCGATGCTCTTAAAGTTgaggaattttga